The genomic region GACTATCCTACATTTATGGCACTATTCTCAACTTGACCCGCCTCGCAGCACAGACAGTTCTGAGACAGGTTAGTTCTTGGCATGCTGAATCCCATCTCAGTAAATATTTACTAACTTAATAATAATCTTCACTTTACCTTATTAAAGTACTGTAACAAATCAAAGCATAGTTGTAGAACATGCTGAATCCCATCTCAGTTCATATTTACTAACTTAATAATAATCTTCACTTTACCTCACTGAAGTACTATAACAAATCAAAGCATAGATGTAGAACATGCTGAGTTTGCATTGCAacagaagaaaacacaacacatacacaaaggttTTGACAATTCTCTATTTTactgaaacagacacaggatCAGGCcgaacacacatagacaaacaggGACATCAAGCAGTAGCCTACTAACTGAATACAGAATACAGTTACAGTACATCATGATGAAACTGGCAAGATTATCCTTATTACTAGCAAAACAGCCATATCACATTAATTATAGGACAATTTAATTTACAGCACACTATTTCAATTAGCATTATGCAAAGACACATCAAactaaattatataaaaaataatataaacaGTCGAACGTGTGTTTTAAAGTCATACAGCACAGACAAATCTCTTCTTACATGAGTAGGGTGAAATTCTAATTAAACACTGTGAGAGCAACAAACAGGAAGCTTGTTTACCATTGGCCGAAACAACAAACAGGAATATTGTTTACCATTGGGCGAAACTGACACTGCACCAGTATGAGGGAAACAGAGATTAGAGATTCCTGCTAACTATGGAACATGCACATCTACATGCAAATCACTATGACTGTGAATTGCTTTATAACAATGCCTTTTGAAATTGCCCTTTGAATCTAAACTTGCTGCATGTCTTCTGCCAGACTAACATATTCACAGTTGACCTCTCCACTAAGAGATGCACTTCAGACAGTAATGACTTGAGATCAGTGGTTCCCCAgtgttatttaaaataaaaacttttattttcacaATTTTAAATAGCTGACTCTTTACATATCACCTAAAATGTATCACTGCAACTACCAGTGGATCATGAGATATACAATTGAAAATTGTTATCCATAGAAAATGTCAAATATAATGCAATAGCTGTCACCCTACCACTGTTCACGCATCACAAAGCTAATAGTACATGTCTTATATATCTTTCCAAATTTATTTTATAGACAAAAGTCTATTGCCATACAGAATATTTGCAAAATACTAGATCAATATGATGATTTCTTTTAATTGTATTATTAGTCATTGAAGAGCACATGATGAGGTGTTAAAATCCTGTCTGGTCCCCTAAGAACAGCACATTTCCTTCAGTGGTTAATCACATCAAGTAGCCTCATTGCATAGCAAAGCCATATGCAAAATAAGCATTGGAACAGTGGTGTGTAAAAAGATGGATttagttcttcttcttcagcaCAGAGTGAATACTGTTAAGGAGAGTGGGAGGTGTCTCATGTGGAGAAGCTGGGCTGGACACCTGGGGACTGTTCCAAGaacatggtttagtgacaaacctccAAGTAgtagagccctatggcttcattctcttagcaaaacaaagccatgggGCTCCTCCATTAGGAGGTGTACCACTTTCTCTGCCAGGTTTGTCACTGAACCACGTTCTTGGAACACCCCCTCTTGCTGATCAAGGTTGTAGGTTTGCCACTGCACCTGGTGCTGGACTGTTCAGATAAAAAGTCTAGTCCACACACTGacattatcagaatcagaatcagaatcagaattctttttacatatacaggaaattatcttggtggttggtgcataggacataaaacacataacataacaacacaatagcaaaaacaagaaaaaaagacaaatgttttacaagatagaatattaaataataataaataatttgggcACGTGCAGGGCTAAGATgcagtgaattggaattggcaaacccagagtcagtgtgattaTTGGCACACCACGGCAGTAgtcatcatgtgtgtgcatactgcaGCAGTGGCTTCATTCTCCAGTGGTGTTGTCAGGTCTTCCTCACTCTGGCATAAAGGCCTGAGGCCGGCTGATGGGGCCCGGAGCTGAAGCTGTCTGCTGATGGGGATGCTGCATGGAGGAGACGATAGAGGCAGCAGTAGACTCAGCTGaagctgtctgcacacacagacatagacacacagacatgcatcaaCACTGGGTGTGATAGGGTATTACCAACACAGCACATCATGCCTTGCTTTCAACCATATTTACTGCATTAATGGGGGTCCTTTTAACCTCAGCATTGTGGTTCTCATCAGCAGAGGTAGGCTGCAGAGTGCTGTAGACTGAGGTGACCAATGGCCCTGGGGCTGCAGTAGTACCCTGTAGTTCACACATTGGTAAGACAACACTTACATCTTATTAGCATTGTGTTGCTAGATGTAGTCTATTGGCTGAAGTCTTTCTGTCtaacttgttttatttgaatgtgtaggctacctgtaattTAATATTAGCCTAGATATTCAAGGCGACATTAGCATATAAACTTAGTGAAAATGTTTAGTTTGACAAAGTATTGTGTTAACATGAACCAGCATATGGTTTGAAGTAACTGGGTGAAATAAACCCAGCAGTTTAGAGTCCCCTCTGCTTTGGGAAAGACACCGTCTTGAGATGGCAGGTCGGATGATTGGCCATTCTGTCAAATATCGTAGTTCAAGCATGTTCAATCACGTACGACAAGGGGTTTAACAAGCTAAACACATTATATTCCCACTTGGCTACCAGACGCCATTAAAAAACTGATTCCTCTCTGTGTAGATGTTTACCTGAGGAACACCTCCACTGCTACCAGAGTCTCTGGGTAGAGTCAGGGTTCTGTCTTCATCTTGGGCTTCTTTGGGGATCTACGGGTGCGTGAAGAGAGGGTAGTGAGGGTTTATATGGAGGTACAGAACCTCATTAAAGGACATGAACACTCAAAATGCTAAGCTTTGAGATATCGACAGGATCGATCACATTTATTTAGACCTGTACTAGCACAGAATGTCTTCATAATCACTGCATGTGGAAAAGTGTATGTGGAAGTTAACCTCAGCATAAGGGTTCTCCTCAGGTGGAGGTGGCTGATGGAGACCCACAGTGCTGTAAGTGGAGCCAGCTGAATCAGGGGGCCCTGGAGCTGAAGACATCtgtatacagacacagagatacaccAGCACTATGGGTGATAGACCATTACTGAGATCAAGAGATTTACAACAGTGGACACTGGGTCTCACTCTTAAATCACAGTTGTCATTTAGTAATCATAGAAATATCTTTTCATATGTTTATGGTTATGAGCAGATGGGAAAGAATGTGGTTACCATGACTTCAGCGTATTCTGTTTGTGGTTGGCCTACACCTGTAAGTACATGGGAACCATCATCAGTTCTCTTTCAAAGCTGTGGTGAAAGTCATGTGATGTTAATACAACAAAGACTCTCTGGACCTGCTGTCAGTCGTCTCCTTTTGCTCCAGATAAGCAGGGCAATACCAGCACAGACAGGAACAACAACCAGGATAAACCAAATCCTCTTTCCAGGGCGAGTCACTTTCTGCTCTGTGAATGTGAAGAATTTCAAGCAGCTTTATCAGACACGGACAAAGAGCCACACGCAGTCCCTGCCCAGTCTGAGGAGCGACTTCCTTTCTGTTCACAGACTCTAACACGACTTAAGATATTCACTGTTACATGTGGCTAGTGGCAGAGGTACCATGACCATATTCTctttaaatacatacattcCCTTGTGAagaacacaatatgtaatcaTTGACATAAATGTAATACAGTGGATGAGGGTGGTGTGAGGGCATATTAGAGTGCAAGTGGATGAGGGTGCATCCATCTCTTTCTTACCTGAACACAACTGACACAACTGATTGATCTCCATGGTAACATTTGTCCAGCTgactgggttgctatggttacataTAATTCTTCCACCTCTGACAGAGAGGGTGATGGTGGAGTCAGTGGAATGTTCTTCCTCTGGAGAGCAGGTGCTGCAGTCACAggtggaggtcagagagaggtcatGACCTCTACAGGTCACCGTCACATTAGAGGAGTCACAGCTGGACCAGTTAGAGACAACGGACAGGACAGGGGACTCCACTggatctgaaacacacatacacatacagtataactcaaaaaacacattttgcaccTCATGATAAGAGCTGGAGACCACTACTTGAAACTTACTACCAAATGCACACTCATAATTATAACCATATTGAactatttaaaatgtattacacCATCAGTAACACTCACCCTGAACAGAGAGACTGTATTCAGCCTTAAAATCAGTTTTTCCAGCATTGATCTCTCCTTTGTAGAGTCCACTGTCATTCTTCTGCAGGTTCTTCAGCTCCAGAGAGAGGGTCTCTTTATTAAACTCCACTCTGTCTTTATGGGTAAATACTTGAACGGTGTCTGCTAGAGGTGTATATATCATGATTTTTTCCAGGCCAAAGTACCACTGTATGAGATGTACATCCTTCCTCTCCAGCTGCTGGTGTCCCTGGAACTCCAGAGTGACAGATCCTCCAGTGggtctgaacacagacacagatgaccCAGCTGTGAAAAGACAGGGAGGATGTTACGCAGGTAATACGTAAGTAATCTAATAAAGATTGTGTTAATCTTTTTAGATCTATCACAGTACATTTCATGAACTTTGGTCTACTTTGGTGGGACAAATGATTTGTGACAGAGATGACCTGTGCACTTCATAAGCATCACTTGTTTAGAAGCACAAaggtttgcatgcatgtgtcagtTATAACTCTTActccctcttgctctttctcttttagaCATCAGCTAACAGCACTTTACTTTATAACACCTTTTAAATGTTTTCCCACGGTGTCTAAGTATACCAGTGGTTTGAATGGCCTCATTTTAGAAAGAGATCTGAAatcaaccacacacagtggTAAGGAAGTTAGGAAATGTCTACAGTCATTAcatgtttctacagtcattAGTTCTTCTGGACTAAAGGAAGAGAAATGTAAACTaatgactgtagaaacagtcagtttctttacagttattgaggtaaacagacacaggtctatctctgtagggatcctgtgagaaggtgacattttcttccccttctcactgtctcaggaggagtttggccctggtgtggggtggactcccccgccacaatggttcgatctgggctcccccaccatagtggctggacccggAAGACCAAATTGTGAGCTCAGCTGGCTGcccctatttaaagggcgccTCATGTTGATGAGGACAGACTTTCTTACCACTTGAGATGGCCATGGGAGAACTTTGAGAAAAGTTATGAGACTGTGCAAGGCGTTTGCATTTAGgaaacacttacctgctgtgaggttaagtgtatgtagtatctagctgtgtggatactGTTAGGTGCTTTAAGTATGTTCCTAGAGAACGTGTGCTGTGTTaatatgttccttctgaacttgtGCTTTAGATATGTTCCTAGAGAACGTGTGCTGTGTTaatatgttccttctgaacttgtGCTTTAGATATGTTCCTAGAGAACGTGTGCTGTGTTaatatgttccttctgaacttgtGCTTGAGATATGTTCCTTGGGAACCTGTGAGTAACCTGTGCCTAGCATGCTGAATAATACAGTATGCCTAGTTCTGCCTTATGTCTGTAGCACTTTGAGTGCGGccatcttttgtgtttgtgaatatttgtttgtttatggtgCAGACCTGTTTCGGGGTTGATCTGAAAGAATCCCCcaggtaaataaataagaatatatttttatatacaagaaaccatctcctgcacccttcttcccaactaccacccagtccagtcgcgacctccccaaacaacgtggggtgaccgcccggtccctcacagATCGTTACTatgtagtcagacacttataatcaCATTagaagcctgtcagtggcgacaACAAGCAGTTTACACGGCTGCTTTACCCATaagattacattgtatagccgttttgtGGTTGACAATTACAGCATTCTGACTCcatactggaccgattttgtctttgtttttgtccctagtaaaaatttgGACCCAATCAGATgagaaaatagggcccaggtttgCTGGAATTGGGGTGCAGGTGTAGGAGTCCACAGTCTTAAGAGCTAGCCATAAAACTGGACTGTTTTAGAGGGAGGCAAAAAGAAGCCATTCTTTCAGAAGATCCATATTAAGACATGAATGGAGGCTTTTTAAGATATGGGGAAAAGGTTTTCATGGTCATATGAGACCACCAAAGAGCTTTTTGGCAAACCCTCAAAGCGTACTTGAGGCGTAAATCTAACACTGCCAatgcctcaagaaacaccatTGTGAAATATGTCAGTGGTAACATCATGCTGTGGCGATATTTCTCTTGTGCAAGAATTGAAAACCTCTCAGAATTGAATAGAGAATTAATGGAAATAGATTCTACACTATAGCTCAAGAAAACCTGCTACAGTCTGTTTAAAACAGCAGAGAGGTATTATCTACCAGTAGGACAGTAACCCAAGGCACAAGGCTAAAGCAACACTGGAGTTGCTCAGTAACAGTAAAGTGAACACTCACCTGTGGCAAGGAGGAATGGTAGAAGCAGGGGGGAAAGCAAGCAGACCAGGTACAGCATCATAGATGTAAACTCTAGCAGATATTAAAGAAACGACTCTAACCTCAACCAGAAGAAGTGTCCCAGCagaaagagactgagtgagAATGAACACGTGTGAAATAAGACACATGAGAGTATAACCACAGGAAGTTAGCCAGGAAACTGAGTGGCTTAACAAATACCCTTCCCCCACTATGtgtcaaaaataaaaacatacaaacatgaaCATCAGACAGCATCGACCTACTGAAGTCTGTCTTTaccatctcctcttcttctgAAAACACAggaataaacaaaaaaacaatgcagCGCCTCAATGTCCACAATGGATATGGATCCTTTTATTTCCCACAATACAGCAATAGTGGAGCGTTTtctgcatacatacattcagttattaaagaaaaaaaaggaaagaaaaaacagcacAAGAGACTTGATCCATACTGCACATTCATACTGAATATCCATACTGAATGTCCATATCCATTCAGTCACAACTGAGGTtcagatttctgtgtgtgtgtgtgtgtgtgtgatctagatTTATCGTCTGCATCAGCACTTTACTGACTTGATTTCCTTCACCTGAGCTTGATAGTGGCTGATAAAGGCGgtggatccacacacacacacacacacacacacacacacacatatagatacatacagacacaccaaaAGTCTGTTCTTGTTAACAATTCACGGCTCCTGCTGAAGGCTAAGCAAACAGAAGCACCAGTaccagacatacagacagagtgCTCATCGTCGCCGCCCTGGTGTTAGGCCCGAGTTCAGCCCCTGACACCACCGCTGTCCTGTTCAGGTTTCGGGGCTGTGGCATGCTGGGAAATAGAGTCTTTAGGTCCTGAGAGGCCCAGAGTGCAGCCCTGGCGATGCCTAGGTCTGCTGTGGCCTGCAGGTCGAACACACAGGCCTGGAAGTAGAAGTCCTCCTCGGGCGGCAGCAGCAGGCTGCACTCCACCCTGGCCCGCCACGCACTGTAGCCCCTCTCTGGGGTGGGCCGCTGGGGCAGTAGGGGCAGTAGAGTGTTGGGGGTGACCCCACTCCAGGCGTACTCTTGCAGCAGCTCGCTGCGGGGGCACCCGTGCAGGCAGAGCTGCAGCCCCCcggcctccccctcctccccctcctccccctgccccagtgTACCCTCAGGGAGGCGGGCGGAGAACGCCAACGCCTGTTCCGTCTGGCGCACCAGGATGGTGACCCCCGCATGGGTGGCCCGCAGCTGGACCACGTGGACCATGCTGTCGT from Clupea harengus chromosome 25, Ch_v2.0.2, whole genome shotgun sequence harbors:
- the LOC105910900 gene encoding SLAM family member 7-like isoform X2, translating into MMLYLVCLLSPLLLPFLLATAGSSVSVFRPTGGSVTLEFQGHQQLERKDVHLIQWYFGLEKIMIYTPLADTVQVFTHKDRVEFNKETLSLELKNLQKNDSGLYKGEINAGKTDFKAEYSLSVQDPVESPVLSVVSNWSSCDSSNVTVTCRGHDLSLTSTCDCSTCSPEEEHSTDSTITLSVRGGRIICNHSNPVSWTNVTMEINQLCQLCSEQKVTRPGKRIWFILVVVPVCAGIALLIWSKRRRLTAGVGQPQTEYAEVMMSSAPGPPDSAGSTYSTVGLHQPPPPEENPYAEIPKEAQDEDRTLTLPRDSGSSGGVPQTASAESTAASIVSSMQHPHQQTASAPGPISRPQAFMPE
- the LOC105910900 gene encoding SLAM family member 7-like isoform X1 gives rise to the protein MMLYLVCLLSPLLLPFLLATAGSSVSVFRPTGGSVTLEFQGHQQLERKDVHLIQWYFGLEKIMIYTPLADTVQVFTHKDRVEFNKETLSLELKNLQKNDSGLYKGEINAGKTDFKAEYSLSVQDPVESPVLSVVSNWSSCDSSNVTVTCRGHDLSLTSTCDCSTCSPEEEHSTDSTITLSVRGGRIICNHSNPVSWTNVTMEINQLCQLCSEQKVTRPGKRIWFILVVVPVCAGIALLIWSKRRRLTAGVGQPQTEYAEVMMSSAPGPPDSAGSTYSTVGLHQPPPPEENPYAEIPKEAQDEDRTLTLPRDSGSSGGVPQGTTAAPGPLVTSVYSTLQPTSADENHNAEVKRTPINAVNMVESKA